The following coding sequences lie in one Hydrogenophaga sp. PBL-H3 genomic window:
- a CDS encoding ABC transporter ATP-binding protein, whose product MAEPGRLEVKAVSKSYSVPGRPRLDALVNASFNVEPGAFVTLVGPSGCGKSTLLRLILGLDKDHEGDILLHGERIAGTSLSRGIVFQDHRLLPWMTLEQNIGLALVNSALTPGQQRQTIQSNIELVGLQGFEKAYPHELSGGMAQRGAIARGLVGQPEILLLDEPLGALDALTRVRLQEELQRIWRAEGVTMILVTHDVDEAIFLSDTVIVMNANPGRIVKQVKVDLPPGPRDRVSPAFAALKREILTAMGEVVAPAPQLAEA is encoded by the coding sequence ATGGCTGAACCCGGTCGCCTTGAAGTCAAGGCCGTTTCCAAGAGCTATTCCGTGCCAGGCCGTCCGCGCCTGGACGCGCTGGTCAACGCCAGCTTCAACGTCGAGCCCGGCGCCTTCGTGACGCTGGTCGGCCCCAGTGGCTGCGGCAAGTCCACGCTGCTGCGGCTCATCCTCGGGCTGGACAAGGACCACGAGGGCGACATCCTGCTGCACGGCGAGCGGATTGCCGGCACCAGCCTGTCGCGCGGCATCGTGTTCCAGGACCACCGCTTGCTGCCCTGGATGACGCTGGAGCAGAACATCGGCCTGGCGCTGGTCAACTCGGCGCTCACGCCCGGGCAGCAGCGCCAGACCATCCAGTCGAACATCGAGCTGGTGGGCCTGCAAGGTTTCGAGAAGGCCTACCCGCACGAGCTCTCGGGTGGCATGGCGCAGCGCGGCGCGATCGCGCGCGGCCTGGTTGGCCAGCCCGAGATCCTGCTGCTCGACGAACCGCTGGGCGCGCTCGATGCACTCACCCGCGTGCGCCTGCAGGAAGAGTTGCAGCGCATCTGGCGCGCCGAGGGCGTGACCATGATCCTCGTGACGCACGACGTGGACGAGGCCATCTTCCTGAGCGACACCGTGATCGTGATGAACGCCAACCCGGGCCGCATCGTCAAGCAGGTGAAGGTGGACCTGCCACCCGGCCCGCGCGACCGGGTGAGCCCGGCGTTTGCCGCGCTCAAGCGCGAAATCCTCACCGCCATGGGCGAGGTGGTGGCGCCGGCACCGCAGCTGGCCGAGGCCTGA
- a CDS encoding FecR family protein, with protein MPSQTPLLPARYLLVPALAAAFALLSWTGTAAAQDKAPVGYVKNVKGTATVTTDGLVVQAQPGTPLHQGSALKTDAQSSMGVMFKDNTMMSFGPSTVLTVDEYLYEPGEGKLKLGARMGKGTLNYVSGVIAKLQPEAVTIKTPTGLIGVRGTQFLLKVSEE; from the coding sequence ATGCCCAGCCAAACACCGCTCCTTCCTGCCCGCTACCTCTTGGTGCCAGCCCTTGCAGCGGCGTTTGCGCTGTTGTCCTGGACGGGCACGGCCGCAGCCCAGGACAAGGCGCCGGTCGGCTATGTGAAGAACGTCAAGGGCACGGCCACGGTCACCACCGACGGCCTGGTGGTCCAGGCGCAGCCGGGCACACCCCTGCACCAGGGCAGCGCGCTCAAGACCGATGCGCAATCGAGCATGGGCGTCATGTTCAAGGACAACACCATGATGTCCTTCGGACCGAGCACGGTGCTGACCGTCGATGAATACCTGTACGAGCCGGGTGAAGGCAAGCTCAAGCTGGGCGCGCGCATGGGCAAAGGCACGCTGAACTACGTCTCGGGCGTGATCGCCAAACTGCAACCCGAAGCCGTCACCATCAAGACGCCGACGGGCCTGATCGGCGTGCGTGGCACGCAATTCCTGCTCAAGGTTTCGGAAGAATGA
- a CDS encoding tetratricopeptide repeat protein, which translates to MRGLRMATVAATMAVHLALGAAGAPPSSDLPDLSAVRARVYAGEYAKAVEQLTALSRTVQHAEVYNLLGFSLRQLKRYDEAGRWYREALLYDPEHRPALEYQGELFLALGQVDAARKNLRYLELLCTAPPCAEYELLKKAIAASKVSGALGAKKS; encoded by the coding sequence ATGCGAGGTCTGCGCATGGCCACCGTGGCCGCCACGATGGCAGTTCACCTGGCACTCGGCGCGGCCGGCGCACCACCGTCGTCCGATCTGCCCGACCTCTCGGCCGTGCGTGCCCGGGTGTATGCGGGTGAGTACGCGAAAGCGGTCGAACAGCTCACGGCGCTCAGCCGCACCGTGCAGCACGCCGAGGTCTACAACCTGCTCGGCTTCAGCCTGCGCCAGCTCAAGCGCTACGACGAAGCCGGGCGCTGGTACCGCGAGGCCCTGCTGTACGACCCGGAACACCGCCCGGCGCTGGAATACCAGGGCGAACTGTTCCTGGCGCTCGGGCAGGTGGACGCAGCGCGCAAGAACCTGCGCTACCTTGAGTTGCTGTGCACCGCGCCGCCGTGTGCGGAATACGAGTTGCTGAAGAAGGCCATCGCAGCGTCGAAGGTGTCCGGAGCCCTGGGCGCAAAAAAGAGCTGA
- a CDS encoding CHASE2 domain-containing protein produces MRKKLSLRSVAAMLSLATAVLGLTLVLADPLALQTIRNQGFDQYQRWQPRTYEAMPVRIIDIDEASLEKIGQWPWPRNKLAQLVEQLGAKGAVAIGFDVVFAEPDRTSPARVSAQWALSPAQARSLAALPDNDATFAQAIAAHNVVLGFALRSDAAVSQPQQAVPNAPYRYVWVGEPSPQALHAFAAAVPPLPALDAAASGSGALTFMPDGDGVVRRVPMALALAGAPVPSLSAELLRVAQGVDNHILRRAEGDAPALAQVRIGQLTVPTNAQGEMWLHYTNAQPARYVPSWKVLAGEADPALLEGHIVLVGSSAQGLMDLRFNPLGRVMPGVEAHAQALEQVLSGHYLNRPSWAVAAEAIAVVLGCVAMVWIGAYLPSLWAAGISLALVAGVLWGGWSAFSNHRLLLDSFTPSLAWAVAFALASLFRHFWSEREQRWVKEAFSRYVSPNRVEYLMNNPGQLELGGKRQHCSFVFTDLAGFTSLMEDIDPAAAVALLNDYLEDMISIAFRHHGTLDRIVGDALAIMFSAPVVQPDHAQRALDCAMEMHAFAMGYARDLQAKGIAFGHTRFGVHSGEVIVGNFGGHALFDYRALGDPVNTAARLESVNKHLGTQICVSEGTLSACVDVSARPVGHLVLKGKKNALQVFEPLPDTLPQGYAPTTMYLAAYEAVHDGDPCAKELFERLRESYPGDPLVALYCARLAENETGDRIVLNAK; encoded by the coding sequence ATGAGAAAAAAGCTGTCCCTGCGTTCGGTCGCCGCGATGCTCAGCCTCGCAACGGCGGTGCTCGGCCTGACGCTGGTTCTGGCTGACCCCCTCGCGCTGCAGACGATCCGGAACCAGGGCTTCGATCAGTACCAGCGCTGGCAACCTCGAACCTACGAGGCCATGCCGGTCAGGATCATCGACATCGATGAGGCGAGCCTGGAGAAGATTGGCCAATGGCCGTGGCCGCGCAACAAGCTGGCTCAGCTGGTCGAACAACTGGGTGCCAAGGGAGCTGTCGCCATCGGCTTCGACGTGGTGTTCGCCGAACCGGATCGCACCTCCCCAGCTCGCGTCTCTGCTCAGTGGGCCTTGTCGCCCGCGCAGGCACGTTCGCTCGCGGCGCTGCCCGACAACGACGCCACCTTTGCCCAGGCCATTGCCGCGCACAACGTGGTGCTGGGCTTCGCATTGCGCAGCGATGCGGCGGTGTCGCAACCACAGCAGGCCGTTCCGAACGCCCCCTATCGCTATGTGTGGGTGGGCGAGCCAAGCCCCCAGGCGCTGCACGCGTTTGCCGCAGCGGTACCGCCGCTGCCAGCGCTCGATGCGGCGGCGAGCGGGAGCGGCGCGCTGACCTTCATGCCCGATGGCGACGGCGTGGTGCGCCGCGTGCCCATGGCGCTGGCACTGGCAGGCGCGCCCGTGCCGAGCCTGAGCGCCGAACTGCTGCGCGTGGCCCAGGGCGTCGACAACCACATTCTTCGACGCGCCGAGGGTGACGCGCCCGCCCTGGCGCAGGTGCGCATCGGCCAGTTGACCGTGCCCACCAACGCGCAAGGCGAAATGTGGCTGCACTACACCAACGCGCAGCCCGCGCGTTATGTGCCGTCGTGGAAGGTCCTGGCAGGAGAAGCAGACCCCGCTCTGCTGGAAGGGCACATCGTGCTGGTGGGCAGTTCCGCGCAAGGCCTGATGGACCTGCGCTTCAATCCACTCGGCCGCGTGATGCCTGGCGTCGAGGCGCATGCGCAAGCCCTGGAGCAGGTGCTCTCCGGGCACTACCTGAATCGTCCCAGCTGGGCCGTGGCGGCAGAAGCGATCGCGGTGGTGCTGGGTTGTGTGGCGATGGTCTGGATCGGCGCTTACTTGCCCTCACTGTGGGCCGCTGGCATTTCGCTGGCACTGGTGGCGGGCGTGTTGTGGGGCGGCTGGTCGGCCTTCTCGAACCACCGCCTGTTGCTGGACAGTTTCACGCCCTCGCTCGCCTGGGCGGTGGCGTTCGCTTTGGCCAGCCTGTTTCGCCATTTCTGGAGCGAGCGGGAACAGCGTTGGGTCAAAGAGGCGTTCTCCCGGTATGTCTCCCCCAACCGGGTGGAGTACCTGATGAACAACCCAGGTCAACTGGAACTGGGCGGCAAGCGCCAGCACTGCAGCTTTGTGTTCACCGACCTGGCCGGATTCACGAGCCTGATGGAGGACATCGACCCGGCGGCCGCGGTCGCCCTGCTCAACGACTACCTGGAAGACATGATTTCCATCGCCTTCCGTCATCACGGCACGCTGGACCGCATCGTGGGTGACGCCCTGGCCATCATGTTTTCCGCACCCGTCGTGCAGCCCGATCACGCGCAGCGCGCGCTGGACTGCGCGATGGAGATGCATGCTTTCGCGATGGGGTATGCGCGGGACTTGCAGGCCAAGGGCATTGCGTTCGGGCACACCCGGTTCGGCGTGCACTCGGGTGAAGTCATCGTGGGGAACTTCGGCGGTCATGCGCTCTTCGATTACCGCGCGCTCGGCGACCCCGTGAACACAGCGGCGCGCCTGGAGAGTGTGAACAAGCATCTGGGCACGCAGATCTGCGTGTCGGAAGGCACGCTGTCGGCTTGCGTTGACGTGTCGGCCAGACCGGTGGGCCATCTCGTGCTCAAAGGCAAGAAGAACGCGCTGCAGGTGTTCGAACCCTTGCCCGACACGCTTCCGCAGGGGTATGCCCCCACCACGATGTACCTGGCGGCCTACGAAGCGGTGCATGACGGGGACCCCTGCGCGAAAGAGCTGTTCGAGCGCCTGCGGGAGAGTTACCCCGGCGACCCGCTGGTGGCCCTGTATTGCGCGAGGTTGGCGGAGAACGAAACGGGCGACAGGATCGTGCTCAACGCCAAATGA
- a CDS encoding ABC transporter permease, which translates to MNTLTQRLPSVTAAPDTTSFGARLHQWLVPSRAIGLLLPGAVLLLWQTAASLAWIDPVFLPAPIKVVEAFFKMLTEQRLLMDFGVSLALVSQGFLYGAIAAVGLGVAAGLSRRFEQFLSPTFDTIRHIPGIAWFPLIVLWLGLGAPAKILVIAKTVFFPVFLNTLQGIRSVDKSYIELAEVMTLTRWQLVRKIILPAATPTIMVSLRYAAGLAWALVVVAEGLSGLEGLGFLIFRAQGLLLTDQLLVCMVIIGLVGFGIDRTMYLLQRRVLRWKQGFEG; encoded by the coding sequence ATGAACACGTTGACGCAACGTCTTCCTTCCGTCACCGCTGCACCGGATACGACGTCCTTCGGGGCTCGGCTCCATCAGTGGCTGGTGCCGAGCCGCGCGATCGGTTTGCTGCTGCCGGGTGCGGTGCTGCTGCTGTGGCAGACGGCGGCCAGTCTCGCCTGGATCGACCCAGTCTTCCTGCCCGCACCCATCAAGGTGGTGGAGGCCTTCTTCAAGATGCTGACCGAGCAGCGCCTGCTGATGGACTTCGGCGTCAGCCTGGCGCTGGTCTCGCAAGGGTTTCTCTACGGCGCCATCGCTGCCGTGGGGCTCGGCGTGGCCGCTGGTCTCTCCAGGCGCTTCGAGCAGTTCCTCTCGCCCACCTTCGACACCATCCGCCACATCCCGGGCATCGCCTGGTTTCCGCTGATCGTGCTGTGGCTGGGCCTGGGCGCACCGGCCAAGATCCTGGTGATCGCCAAGACGGTGTTCTTCCCGGTGTTCCTCAACACGCTGCAGGGCATCCGAAGCGTGGACAAGAGCTACATCGAACTGGCCGAGGTGATGACGCTCACGCGCTGGCAACTGGTGCGCAAGATCATCCTGCCCGCGGCCACGCCGACCATCATGGTCTCGCTGCGTTATGCGGCGGGCCTGGCCTGGGCGCTGGTGGTGGTGGCCGAGGGCCTGAGCGGCCTGGAGGGCCTGGGCTTCCTGATCTTCCGCGCGCAGGGTCTGCTGCTCACCGACCAGCTGCTGGTCTGCATGGTGATTATTGGTCTCGTGGGCTTCGGTATCGATCGCACGATGTATTTGCTGCAGCGCCGCGTGTTGCGCTGGAAACAAGGATTTGAGGGATGA